From the Trifolium pratense cultivar HEN17-A07 linkage group LG4, ARS_RC_1.1, whole genome shotgun sequence genome, the window ACCCAACCCACTATATCAGTAGTAGTACCCTCCATAAATAATGGATCTGCTACCTTCTTTCTTGTTATCAGCTCAAGCAAAACTACTCCATAACTGTACACGTCACACTCCCTACGACTTCTTGTTGTATAAGCATTCTCTGTCATATTAATCGTCCATATAAGAATAttgcaaagaaaagaaaaatccaattgttagttagttagttagttagtgaGTTAGTTACCTGGCGCGATATAACCAATTGTGCCCAGCACAGATAAGGAAGAATTTGATGTAGAAGACTCGTCCAAAAGTTTGGCAATACCAAAGTCAGCAATGTGAGGATCCATATCAGAGTCTAAAAGTATGTTGTTTGGTTTGATATCTCGGTGAACTATCGGAGGATCACAGTCATAATGGAGATAAGCCAACCCATGAGCAATTCCAACAGCTATTCTATACCGGACATTCCACTCTAAGGATGGTGCTGGTTTCTTTTCATGCAATACATCATAAAGGCTTCCATTTCGCATGTATCGATATAGAATTAGACCATAATCTTGTCTGAACCAAAACTCTTCCAATTTGACTAGATTTCGATGCTTAACATGTCCCAGGGTTTGAATTTCTCTGATCATGCTCATTTTCTTACCTTTGCTGGCAGCAGAAAATGCTAGCTTCTTTACAGCAAAAGCTTTGTCTTGACTTACAACGGCTTTATAAACAACTCCATGCACTCCCCTGCCAATAATATACTCATCACTTAGGTTCGATGTAGCCTTCAGGACTTCGTTAAAAAGGGACGAAGGACCACCATTATCAGTAATATGGACTTGTTGAGATTTTCTGCCATAAACAAAGATATATACTAATCCCATCAACAGAAATACAACAAATATTGAGGATCCTAAAGCTATCATCACAATTGCAGTTTTGCCGAGGACTTTGTGTTTCACAGTATTGTTATCACATGGTTTTAGATGGCTGCTGCTTTTGGTGCAAACCAAACCATCGGATAGCGAACAACTGATACATAGCCCAGGATTCCCCAAAAATGCTAGCTTCTTCATTAGACTCTTTGGTATGAGACCCTGAAAAGAATTATATGAAATATTGATTTGAACCAATGAAGGGAGTTCATCAAGAACTTGTATGCTTCCTGTCAAATTGTTCTGAGACAGATCcatcatttgcaaagttttcAGTTTTCCAATTTCCACAGGTATGTCTCCTATCAGTCCATTAGAACTTAGATTTAACCCATAGATCAAATTCTGCAATGCCCCAACCGATCTAGGAATCCGCCCTCCAAACATATTGCCGCCAAGCTGTAGTTCTAAAAGATCGTTAAATACCGAAAAGAAAGTTGGAATGCCGCCACTAAAACGATTCTCACTCAAAATTAGTGTATTAAGCCTTGTCCATCTCTGCAAACTTGATGGCAAAGAAccatttaagaaattaaatccCACATCAAACTTGTCCATTTTGGTACAGTTTGACAGCTGAAATGGCAAAGGACCTTCTAAGTTATTGTGAGCAAGAACCAAAGTCCTAAGGTTAACAAGGTTTCCTATCTCTGATGGTATTGGACCACTAAATTTGTTCACGGACAAAATTAAATCTGTGAGATTTTTGCAGTTTCCTAAACCTGATGGAATCGAACcgttgattttgttgttggtgATATCCATGTATAAGAGATTGGTATTGGTTTCAAAATCAGGTAGAGGCCCAgtaaagttgttttgtttaaaaatgACCCTTGTTAGAGTTGTGCATCTTCCGACATCAGAAGGTATAGTACCTTGTAGTTGATTGATCCCCATAAGCAAAAGGCTTAACTTTCTGCCAAAACAAAGATTTGGTGGGAGGTTGCCAGTGAACCTGTTATTTGTAAAGTCCAACAGCAACAAAGTGCTATTAATTCCTAAGCTTTGAGGTATGACTCCAGAGAACATGTTGTTAAACAATGAGATTTTTTTGAGATTCTTGAGCTCTGTCATCTCCACAGGAAGTTCACCAGAAAGGCTATTATTATACACAAGTAGATGCTCAAGAGTTTGAATCTTCCATATGCCAAGTGGAATTTCACCGCGCAATTGATTGGAAAACAGTTCGAGGTTCTTAAGTTCACTCAGCTTCGCCAATTCAGTTGGAATGTTTCCATCAAGTTGATTGGAATACAAATGCAACTGATTCAAAGACTTGCAGTTACCTATTTCGGGAGGTATTTTTCCGGACAAATGATTCTCAGGAAGGTGTAGAATTGAAAGCTTGGTTAGAAGACCGATAGAGGATGGAATAGTTCCAACCAAGTTACATCCGACAGCAGCAAATTGTGATAAAGAAGTACAATTCCCAAGGGCTGTGGGAATGCCTCCACTGAAGAAATTGAATGAGATATCCAAAAACAGTAAATTTTGACAACTAGAAGAGCCACCAAATGGAATGGTACCTGTTAGTTTATTATCAGCAACATCGAAACGAAGAAGATTGGTATTGAGAGTGTGGGGAATGACACCATGGAATTGATTAGAGTTCAAAAACAAGTCTTGCAGTTGAGTGCAGTTCCCAATGGTTGAAGGAATTGTACCAGACAAGGTGTTATTTTGGAGATACAAGTAGCGAAGTTGAGTCATGTTGCCAATACTAGTTGGAATGGAACCAGTGAGAAGATTAACAGAGAGATCGAAAGATGTGAGTTTGTGAAGATTATAGAATGAGTGTGGTATTTGGCCGGTAAAGTAGTTATAAGAAAGGTCTAAGTATTTGAGTTGTGTGCAATTAGCAATCTCCGGTCTTAGTTGACCGGGAATGTTATAATACGAAAGGTTGAGAGAGACTACACGGTGAGTTGCAGTGTCGCATTGGACACCTTTCCATGAACATGGTGTGGAATGAGATGGAATCCATGTGGAGTTTATGGGAGAAGGAACATATGTCCAGTGAGACATGAATGATAAGAGTGCCAACCCATCTGAGTTGAGTGAAGAAACAGAATACAAATGCAAGAATAAGAAGAGAAGGCACAAGGAAGCAAGTAGTAGTCTCATTCTCATCATGTGTGTGTTGCAAGCAAAGTTGTTAATATGAAGTGGTGGTGTTTGCTGATGTTTGTTTGGTTATTACTCATTAAATACTATAGCAGCTGAGCTTAAGACTTGAGTTCACACTTATTCACATTCACCTTCTCTTGACTCtgccttttctttttttattatttatttattatatgtttgtacggacaccggacacgacactgacactgacacgtcgaaatcgataataatttgagaaaatgtcCCAATTTAgtataatcataagtgtcggtatCCGACACGTGTTCGACAGTGAACACGCGTAATATGaggagtgtctgtgcttcatagatatTTTCCTACCATTTCACTTTCtcaatttaattagttttaatTCTTTGATAATTATCTGTTTGGAGTTATTCTTTTACTAACCCTGGTTTTAACCGGGAGTGATTGAGTGAGTCATGGAAGCA encodes:
- the LOC123882155 gene encoding receptor-like protein kinase, with product MMRMRLLLASLCLLFLFLHLYSVSSLNSDGLALLSFMSHWTYVPSPINSTWIPSHSTPCSWKGVQCDTATHRVVSLNLSYYNIPGQLRPEIANCTQLKYLDLSYNYFTGQIPHSFYNLHKLTSFDLSVNLLTGSIPTSIGNMTQLRYLYLQNNTLSGTIPSTIGNCTQLQDLFLNSNQFHGVIPHTLNTNLLRFDVADNKLTGTIPFGGSSSCQNLLFLDISFNFFSGGIPTALGNCTSLSQFAAVGCNLVGTIPSSIGLLTKLSILHLPENHLSGKIPPEIGNCKSLNQLHLYSNQLDGNIPTELAKLSELKNLELFSNQLRGEIPLGIWKIQTLEHLLVYNNSLSGELPVEMTELKNLKKISLFNNMFSGVIPQSLGINSTLLLLDFTNNRFTGNLPPNLCFGRKLSLLLMGINQLQGTIPSDVGRCTTLTRVIFKQNNFTGPLPDFETNTNLLYMDITNNKINGSIPSGLGNCKNLTDLILSVNKFSGPIPSEIGNLVNLRTLVLAHNNLEGPLPFQLSNCTKMDKFDVGFNFLNGSLPSSLQRWTRLNTLILSENRFSGGIPTFFSVFNDLLELQLGGNMFGGRIPRSVGALQNLIYGLNLSSNGLIGDIPVEIGKLKTLQMMDLSQNNLTGSIQVLDELPSLVQINISYNSFQGLIPKSLMKKLAFLGNPGLCISCSLSDGLVCTKSSSHLKPCDNNTVKHKVLGKTAIVMIALGSSIFVVFLLMGLVYIFVYGRKSQQVHITDNGGPSSLFNEVLKATSNLSDEYIIGRGVHGVVYKAVVSQDKAFAVKKLAFSAASKGKKMSMIREIQTLGHVKHRNLVKLEEFWFRQDYGLILYRYMRNGSLYDVLHEKKPAPSLEWNVRYRIAVGIAHGLAYLHYDCDPPIVHRDIKPNNILLDSDMDPHIADFGIAKLLDESSTSNSSLSVLGTIGYIAPENAYTTRSRRECDVYSYGVVLLELITRKKVADPLFMEGTTTDIVGWVRLLWSETGEIKEIVDSSLANECVDSNIMENVTKVLMLALRCSDKDPHKRPTMRDVTKQLSDSNPQKISRNCRYVNPYQHYTSK